GGAATTTGTAACTATTAAAAATTTTCTCAAAATATCCATAATACTGTGTCATTTATGAGCCCCATATCCAGATTCTATATCGGTGAGGCCTATAGGCCCTAAGCGttcatattaatatttcacAACAGTAAAGGACTCATAAATCGTAGCTTTCTACCGTAACTTGCCATATAATGCAACTGTTCATTTGACTAAACGTGATTAAAAATGGTACAATCAGTGTGAAGGTTTGAATCTGTCCTAAAAGAATAAagttaactaaaaataaatgcattttacattatACAATTGGTGTTTTTATTCTGTGGTACTAAAATGCATTCTCGTatattaattattcatttttgatcCATTGCACTGCTCACCTGAacagttttttcagtttttacctTCCTCGTGTGACCAATTGCGTAAACTGTTGTGAATggcagataattatcccaggtGGGAGTCATATTGATTATAACGAAGACTTGAAACTGTAACTGTCTTTAATTCAGTTCATGTATatagcgccagttcacaacaaatgtaatctcaaggcactttaccacAAAAACTGCCCAAATTATTACGCACCTATATATAGTCAATCTAGTGAAAATACAGAGATGCATTTTTAATTACAGTCCAATTTGATCGTAATTACGATACAGCCAAGTTCTGTTAATAAAGCCAATTTGTAAAAAGGACGCCCAGATAAATGCAGTTAGGTCGTTAACTTTGCACCAATTatgagcaagcatgtggcaacaggaaaaaacctctagcagaaccaggGTGAGTATAATCAGCCATCTGCTTTGAATTCACCGATCAAAGCCACTAATTGATCTGCCAGCGACCTTACACATACTGACCATGAGTTTTGTTTCTCAATACAGCAAATTAACAGATATTTAGCAGTTGCAGTCTAGCTTTTTCGAAGTAACTGCATTTTAATTTGGAGTCCTTGTTGTACAATATTTCTACTGCACTTATTGATATTCATTGATAAGTTGCTGCTTTTGAATGTAAttgctttttaattttgaattcCTAACCTGTGTTTTCATCTTAAAGGTGGAAAAGGCCTACACACTCAGGAGAGTGGGtatgttttcccttttttgtcttttattcttTCAGTCTAATAAATATCAGCACTATTTTTATACTCTCTGAATGTAACTGCATGCAAATACATCTGTTTGTTTGTTACAGTGATTCAGGTTTCTCAGCTGACATGAAGCACAACTTTAGTGACGATTACAAAGACAACATGGCTGATTATAGCCCGCCTGTTGCGAATAAAGGAAGTTCTGTGAGACCCATGTCAAACGAAGCATTAGAGATCTCTGAGCTCAAAGTGATAAGTAATGAAATGCCACCGCAATTGGCACGAGAGCTTGAGCCCTTTGTGTCTGCTGGAGAAGAGGTGGCTGACCTGAGGAAGCAGTTAAGACCTTACCCGGAAGAGCAACCATTTCAAAAGAAGATGGACGGAGGGCCAGAAGAACGTTTTCCACCATGTTGGCCGAAACAGAAAGCAAGAAACAAGCATCCAGGAAGTGAAAGAACCACTAAACGCCGCAGCAGAAACATTAAGTGGAAATCCTTTACTGGTGGTAAGATGTTCAGAATCTCTTTATATGTCCTGTGCTCATAGTTAAAGAATCAGcgtgcataaaaaaaaaaacattatgtttcTTGTCTGTATTTGCAGTGTGCTGTTGCATTTTGGCAGTGGGACTAGTTGGTGTCCGTGAGGTATCTGCTGGTATGTTCTTAAAATCAAACTATAAGAACATTTCAATTCGGTACTCTCTTCAAAAAACTCTTCAACGTGCCAAGTTGCTAGAAAATCTTCAAAGAAACCACAAACCATCAAAAACAACCCCACCTATCTCTTAAAAATGATTATTACTTCAGGACTTGTATTGTACTGATAGTTATCAATTTTAAGCCTTAAATTAATTCTCAACAAATGACACAGATTCActactttgaataaaaaaaaaaaaacatttacattaaatgtttgacacaaataaaagctaaatacattaaaattaattcatgCTATAACTAATCTTGACTTAATTCCGACCTTCAGGATTTCCAACCTTTAGCTTGAGGCCTATCAAAACCTATTCCACTTTTAAATTCTGAAGATAGTTAGAAACCATCTGTTTGGATAGGAAACTATTCTGGCTAGAGCTGAAGGTGAGTGACCACAAAAATATCTAAGGGAATATTTAAAGTAGGTGAAAAGTCACATCTGATGTGTCCATATCAACTACCCTACATGAAAGCTTCAAGAAGATAGTTTTGATTACTGCGCCATCACAGTAACGCCTAAATGTTTTCTAGTAgatacatacatatattttagttttattattgACCCAGCAGGGAAAATTGATGTGGACCTTTTTAAGTTTTAGCAGGTATCTCTGCCAGATGCTTGATGGACTTCTAATTTTCCTTTTCTGTAGGCAATCTGGAGCCGACATCTGACCTGAAGAATAATAAGACATCTGCTCACGGACGTATGTATACTGTATGTCCTGTATGCATGTAAACTTAGTGACCTGGATTAATACCAAGTCTATTATGTTTGAATCAGCAATTGTTGACTAAAATCTGTTTTATGTAATacacatcaagctttaagagaaattcttttttttgtcaactATTCCTGTTGTGGTCTAGATTCTCTCTCAGTCCTAACAATTGTTTGTTGCAAGATAGCCCTACTATAAACTGAAATGCTCTCTccaaattaaagaataaaaattattataatAGTATTTCTGCCACTTGACACCATTATAAACAACTTTGTTTCTTATTAAAAGGACACATGTTCTCcacagaaatgttttctttaaaggggacatatcatgttTTTAATCCTTCCTTtgcacacttaaatcattcagttgtagTTTATATAAATTGGAACTTCAATGATTTGGTGTGAATTcattgttattgtagctccaccgGCCCCTCTTGTACCTCTTCTGaggttctgaggtgcgtcttaAAGCAACCCGTTTTGAGGCTGTTCGCAGCccgcccccctccaggtcaaagagcgttcCACTTAAACCcattcggccatttttgtagtttgataacagagatacaCTTATCTAGTCCTgcagaaataagacaaaaacagcaaaaacaatacaaaactgttcatttaataataatattcaaaacacaCAGTACAGTTATGTCCTCAAGAAGCTAAAAGCAGCatacagcactaacataagcagaaggcacgatgctactgctatcaaaacaatggccaggatgtcataacaacacacaataaattaaggtctaaaataaagtttgtcgtcattttagcgttatttgcagcttatcgTTTTGCTGTGTCCAccatttccatagacagaaggagctgaccccttaatcagatgaaatctttcagcaaatccttcttgaaaCTGGCGGAGGGTGTAAACACTCATGAAGTgggggaaataggaatttccctaCTGATGTAGGAACATCTccatggaaaataaaatgtaactagACACTTCAAGGAGGTTCTAATGCTGTGGGATGGTGTAATTAATTGTGTGGCTTAATACACCCAACATCCAAACAATTAGACTCATaaacttgagcttggactacaaaatcgcagcaagaaataaaaaggtGGATATGCAAATTGGTTAGATGGAAGTTCAGATACTGTGACGTagcagtttaaaaaacaaaactgaggatatagaaaactgaacagactgaaaaatatgacccaagaagaatataaagatatacgCAGTACCTGGAAAGACtgaattcaacttttctgcactcatACAGACTCCAGATACacaagaaaatgtattaaagggctaaaaaagtggattttgcatgatatatCCCCTTTAAGCAAATATTGTATTAATAAATATAGTATTGATACAGACATAAAGTGGAAAATGAATTAAAGCAGTTTATGCAAAATTCACTCCAATAATGCGCACATATTTTGGGCTTTGGTTACTTTTACATCAATGACTACAGACTATAATGAATATGTTAGAGTTGTCTTATTTTAACAAGAATTTTCTAACAGAATCTGCAAATATGAAGCTTAAACAAGAGTTAATCTGCTGATTTCATCTGTAAATTTACTAATTGgtgtttttgtcacatttgaCCTGCAGGCTCTTGTTTTATCTGCAAGGACAAGGACAAGTGTCCAAACCTGATAATGATATTTGCGGAAAATGATGTTCTTGTCTATGACAGACCCATTAATGAAAACATCCCAAACTGCACCGGAGCCCCTCCAATCACACATAACTGTTCTGTGTGCTGGTCTCAGTCAGATGTGAACATCTACTGTTCAAACAACATCAGAAAGTTTGAGGCTGAAGATAGCCATGGATCAGCCATCTCAAACATCACTAAAGGGTGTAAGTATAAAGCACTGTGGACATTTGTACATGTTTTCACATTACCTTCACAAACGTATGGGATTTGCTAGAGCTGCAAAATACATCCAAGTGAAATCATCACAGTATCTTTTATATACCCATATTTTCCCAACTATAGAGCGCACCTCAATATAAGCCGCAcccacaaagtaaaaaaaaaaaaaaggaaattttgcTGAAATGTACATAAGCCGCACCAGGCTAAAAGCCGCTGCTATCGACTGAACTGATTACATAGTTTAACTGAACATAACTGAACTGATTAGTTTCCGTATGGTGCCTGTAGCATAAAAGTGAAAGTGCTGATTAAACAAATCAGAAAAGTTATTGATTGGTTTATTCATTGTAACTAATAATATGATCAGCATCATATGAACTTCTTCGTGTGGTTTCCATGATGAGTAGGTATGGGTCTGAAACAAAATCTTGTGtcttgtgtgtatatatacaggggttggacaatgaaattgaaacacctgtcattttagtgtgggaggtttcatggctaaattggactagcctggtagccagtcttcattgattgcacattgcaccagtaagagcagagtgtgaaggttcaattagcagggtaagagcacagttttgctcaaaatattgaaatgcacacaacattatgggtgacataccagagttcaaaagaggacaaattgttggtgcacgtcttgctggcgcatctgtgaccaaaacagcaaatctttgtgatgtatcaagagccacggtatccagagtaatgtcagcataccatgaagaaggacgaaccacatccaacaggattaactgtggacgcaagaggaagctgtctgaaaaggatgtttgggtgctaacccggattgtatccaaaaaacataaaaccagggctgcccaaatcacggcagaattaaatgtgcacctcaactctcctgtttccacaaCTGTCCGTCGGAAGCtgcacagggtcaatatacacggccgggctgctatagccaaacctttggtcactcatgccaatgccaaacatcggtttcaatggtgcaaggagcgcaaatcttgggctgtggacaatgtgaaacatgtattgttctctaatgagtccacctttactgttttccccacatccgggagagttacggtgtggagaagccccaaagaagcgtaccacccagactgttgcatgcccagagtgaagcatggggatggatcagtgatggtttgggctgccatatcatggcattcccttggcccaatacttgtgctagatgggcgcgtcactgccaaggactactgaagcattcttgaggaccatgtggatccaatggttcaaacattgtatcctgaaggtggtgccgtgtatcaggatgacaatgcaccaatacacacagcaagactggtgaaagattggtttgatgaacatgaaagtgaagttgaacatctcccatggcctgcacagtcaccagatctaaatcttattgagccactttggggtgttttggaggagcgagtcaggaaacgttttcctccaccagtatcacgtagtgatctggccactatcctgcaagaagaatggcttaaaatccctctgaccactgtgcaggacttgtatatgtcattcccaagacgaattgacgttgtattggccgcaaaaggaggccctacaccatactaataaattattgtggtctaaaaccaagtgtttcagtttcattgtccaacccctgtatatacatatatatatatatatatatatatatatatatatatatatatataaatatatatgtatacacagtcacatatatacagtacagaccaaatgtttggacacactttctcattcaaagagttttctttattttcatgactatgaatattgtagcttcacactgaaggcatcaaaactatgaattaacacatgtggaatgatatactgaaccaaaaagtgtgaaacaactgaaaatatgtcttatattctaggttcttcaaagtagccaccttttgctttgattattgttccgcacactcttggcattctgttgatgagcttcaagaggtagtcatctgaaatggttgtgccctgtcaggtttaataagtgggatttcaagccttataaatggggttgggtccatcagttgtgttgtgcaggaggtggatacagtacacagctgatagacCTACTGAATAGGCTGTTAGAAATTGTATCATGGCaagaaaaagcagctaagtaaataaaaacgaGTGTCTAtcattaagaaatgaaggtcagtcagtccgaacaattgggaaaactttgaaaatgtccccaagtgcagtcgcaaaaaccatcaagtgctacaaagaaactggttcacatgatgaccgccccaggaaaggaagaccaagagtcacctctgctgcggacgaaaagttcatctgagtcaccagcctcagaaatcgcaggttaacagcagctcagattagagaacaggtcaatgccacacagagttctagcagcagacacatctctagaacaactgttaagaggagactgtgtgaatcaggccttcatggtaaaatagctgctaggaaaccactgctgaggacaggcaacaagcagaagagacttgtttgggctacagaacacaaggaatggacattagaccagtggaaatctgtgctttggtctgatgagtccaagtttgagatctttgattccaaccaccgtgtctttgtgcggcgcagaagaggtgaacggatggactctacatgcctggttcccaccgtgaagcatggaggaggaggtgtgatggtgtgggggtgctttgctggtgacactgttggggatttattcaaaattgaaggcatactgaaccagcatggctaccacagcatcttgcagcggcatgctattccatccggtttgcatttagttggaccatcatttatttttcaacaggacaatgaccccaaacacacctccaggctgtgtaagggctatttgaccaagaaggagagtgatggggtgctgcgccagatgacctggcctccacagtcaccggacctgaacccaatcgagatggtttggggtgagctggaccgcagagtgaaggcaaaagggccagcaagtgctaagcatctctgggaactccttcaagaatgttggaaaaccatttcaggtgactaactcttgaagctcatcaacagtatgccaagagtgtgcggagcagtaatcaaagcaaaaggtggctactttgaagaacctagaatataagacatattttaagttgtttcacacttttttgttcagcatataattccacatgtgtttattcaaagttttgatgtcttcagtgtgaagctacaatattcatagtcatgaaaataaaaaaaactctttgaatgagaagatgcTTCCaagcttttggtctgtactatatatatatatatatatatatatatatacatacatatatatataaatatatataaaagctGGAGCACACTGCACTTTCTGTGAAGTccttcctgtgtgtttttctgtaaaaCGAATTATTATCAACTATGACTTAGCTGCATATTTTTTagcacaggtttttttttatttacttactgGATGTTGAAACTTGTAATATACTATATACCAGTGATTATAAATGATAACA
This genomic stretch from Girardinichthys multiradiatus isolate DD_20200921_A chromosome 3, DD_fGirMul_XY1, whole genome shotgun sequence harbors:
- the LOC124865371 gene encoding uncharacterized protein LOC124865371 — translated: MALTWGNPQQESGKGLHTQESGDSGFSADMKHNFSDDYKDNMADYSPPVANKGSSVRPMSNEALEISELKVISNEMPPQLARELEPFVSAGEEVADLRKQLRPYPEEQPFQKKMDGGPEERFPPCWPKQKARNKHPGSERTTKRRSRNIKWKSFTGVCCCILAVGLVGVREVSAGNLEPTSDLKNNKTSAHGRSCFICKDKDKCPNLIMIFAENDVLVYDRPINENIPNCTGAPPITHNCSVCWSQSDVNIYCSNNIRKFEAEDSHGSAISNITKGCEQQQKFDPTPNGPIHKGSHAHLHIGIICVVVALLMVFLIMVIVTRCKQ